In Tubulanus polymorphus chromosome 2, tnTubPoly1.2, whole genome shotgun sequence, a single window of DNA contains:
- the LOC141899524 gene encoding protein unc-93 homolog A-like, producing the protein MVDAGEKDAFTISSQSIKSTIEIPPLGVIPCGVAGAFYASMDNIALSTATLNQKQEALADMKSKLTKTKLTFKEKICRMRGLLVLSISIMLMYTAYNTMQNLSSSLYSAGGLGLIALSSIYASGIVSCIFAPVAVGILKPTKTIFLCTVMFLIFITSHFYPKFYILVPGSLIVGLSIGPLWISQGFYLTTIAWDFAEGSGDLIGNVICNFNCIFTAFIQLSQLWGNVIMSTIFQGASDSENGTKVLTCGAWQCPSDLLKNVASIQNITSEAQNASYGIPELNVLILLVILISLVVGAMLLVAFGLEQLDMSQSEGISHKDTVLATFRLMKNSDMICILAVSFWTGSSLATLFGEFTQAYVSCELSMGYVGFTMLCFGVFGSVFSYMGSGITKIIGRPAILCTAYVVNLGLMVFLLVWQPNANQKPLFFVIPGLWGICDSIWQPQVCTLIGLMFPTKAEAAFANYRLFQNLGLAITFGYGRFMCVWQKLYVGIGVMTLGMILLLVVEWRLYKRQQKYSDNDTGEDVAPRTNTEITVTGNSEESVSLVSGVAA; encoded by the exons ATGGTTGATGCCGGAGAAAAAGATGCATTTACAATCAGTAGTCAAAGTATCAAGTCAACCATAGAGATCCCACCACTGGGGGTTATACCATGCGGGGTAGCTGGTGCATTTTATGCTAGTATGGACAACATCGCCCTCTCGACAGCCACACtgaaccaaaaacaagaagCTCTCGCTGATATGAAATCAAAACTGACTAAGACAAAATTAACTTTCAAAgaaaagatctgcagaatgAGAGGACTGCTTGTATTATCGATATCGATAATGTTGATGTATACTGCCTATAACACCATGCAAAATCTATCGAGTAGTTTGTATAGCGCCGGGGGTCTCGGTTTGATCGCTCTTAGCTCGATTTATGCCTCTGGAATTGTTTCTTGCATATTTGCACCAGTTGCTGTGGGAATATTGAAACCGACAAAGACGATCTTTCTATGTACAGTAATGTTTTTGATCTTCATCACGTCACACTTCTACCCGAAGTTTTATATCCTCGTACCCGGTTCACTGATCGTTGGTCTCTCCATCGGACCTCTATGGATATCCCAAGGTTTCTATTTGACGACGATTGCTTGGGATTTTGCTGAGGGTAGCGGGGATCTAATTGGTAACGTAATCTGTAATTTCAATTGCATTTTTACTGCTTTTATACAACTTTCTCAACTTTGGGGTAACGTTATTATGTCCACGATCTTCCAAGGAGCGTCAGACTCCGAAAATGGCACAAAGGTTTTGACATGTGGTGCATGGCAATGTCCAAGTGACCTCTTGAAAAATGTTGCCTCAATCCAAAACATTACTTCTGAAGCACAAAATGCATCGTATGGTATTCCAGAGTTAAACGTTCTGATCCTGCTTGTCATTCTCATCAGCCTTGTTGTCGGTGCTATGCTTCTTGTGGCATTTGGTCTAGAACAACTCGATATGTCGCAGTCTGAAGGCATTTCTCACAAAGATACGGTGCTCGCCACTTTCAGGTTGATGAAGAATTCAGACATGATATGCATCTTGGCAGTATCATTCTGGACTGGTAGCAGTTTAGCAACTCTTTTTGGAGAATTTACTCAG GCATATGTTAGCTGTGAACTAAGTATGGGCTATGTGGGTTTCACGATGTTGTGTTTTGGAGTGTTCGGCTCTGTTTTCTCGTATATGGGAAGCGGTATCACCAAGATAATTGGACGTCCTGCAATCCTGTGTACAGCATACGTCGTCAACTTAGGATTAATGGTATTTCTTTTGGTTTGGCAACCTAACGCAAATCAAAAGCCACTTTTCTTCGTGATTCCTGGATTATGGGGCATATGTGATTCCATCTGGCAACCCCAAGTGTGCA CGTTGATTGGACTGATGTTTCCAACGAAAGCCGAAGCTGCGTTTGCCAATTATCGACTATTTCAAAACCTCGGTTTAGCGATTACCTTTGGTTATGGGCGATTCATGTGTGTTTGGCAAAAACTTTACGTTGGAATTGGTGTTATGACACTGGGTATGATTCTGTTACTGGTGGTCGAATGGCGATTGTACAAGCGACAGCAGAAATATTCAGATAACGATACTGGAGAAGATGTTGCTCCAAGAACAAACACAGAAATAACGGTGACAGGCAATTCTGAAGAATCGGTCAGTCTTGTAAGTGGTGTGGCCGCCTGA
- the LOC141899494 gene encoding protein irg-1-like, producing the protein MASSDQGSKEKFTFFWGANDVFSQWYQCSFEIDGIRYNCAEQYMMHQKAVMFGDEEKSAEILEASHPRDQKRMGREVRNFDGNEWNTKCRDVVIEGNYAKFTQNKDLKEKILETTGSLLVEASPRDCIWGIGLGAKNPKALCKSTWRGKNLLGYCLTTVRDRILSESQAGH; encoded by the exons ATGGCTTCATCAGACCAAGGAAGCAAagaaaaatttacatttttctggggagcgaatgatgtattcagcCAGTGGTATCAATGTTCTTTCGAAATAGATGGAATACGATATAACTGTGCGGAGCAATATATGATGCACCAAAAAGCCG TTATGTTTGGGGATGAGGAAAAGAGTGCCGAGATATTAGAAGCGAGCCATCCCCGTGACCAGAAAAGGATGGGTCGCGAAGTAAGGAATTTCGATGGGAATGAATGGAATACAAAATGTAGGGATGTCGTTATCGAAGGAAACTACGCTAAATTTACGCAAAACAAAGATCTTAAAGAGAAAATCTTAGAAACTACGGGAAGTTTGTTGGTGGAGGCTAGTCCGAGAGACTGTATATGGGGTATCGGATTAGGTGCGAAGAATCCAAAAGCTTTATGTAAAAGTACATGGAGAGGGAAGAACTTGCTTGGATATTGTCTGACCACTGTCAGAGATCGCATATTATCTGAATCACAAGCTGGTCATTGA
- the LOC141898504 gene encoding kelch-like ECH-associated protein 1B has translation MMATSQYAVVHCRPKPASAGESMDGNMHFTIMKHPKEAFEIMNLLRQANKLCDVTLTVGDEAIMAHKVVLAASSPYFKAMFTGGMRETDMTNIPLHGISPCILSKLVDFAYTAEITVSELNVCQLLPAATMFQMTHVVDACCTFLEHQLHPSNCLGIAEFAHEHGCTDLYKKAKDFIHQHFREASKYEEFKMLSLNQLMLLLRRDDLNVRSEAEVYKAVIEWIRTDEDKRLPKFEYLLGAVRCSFLTPQFLREQISNCPLLKKHGDCVNYLTRIFQNLTLHRKCAEKQRNPAAPLVIYCAGGYLRHSLSNFECFNPVTKDWFKLPDLPVPRSGLSACIVAGIFYAIGGRNNSPEGNIDSNSVDCFDPYENSWKKCKDMLMPRNRVGIGVIDGLIYAVGGSHGLIHHNTVERYDPDREEWTMVASMSAKRIGVGVAVVNRLMYAVGGFDGVNRLKSIESYHPEKDEWNFVASMNINRSGAGVVSLDQYVYAIGGYDSTSQLKTVERYDTESDTWEFVAPMRSPRSALSMAVHDGKIYAMGGYDGNDFLSSVEVYDSQKDEWTEITTMSCGRSGHCVAVGLEPCLRSRSKMQCCPTLGSYRPRGPLYGDRGATPRPGSPPI, from the exons atgatgGCTACATCTCAGTATGCTGTTGTTCATTGTCGACCAAAACCAGCTTCTGCGGGCGAATCAATGGATGGAAACATGCATTTCACTATTATGAAACATCCAAAAGAAGCATTTGAGATTATGAACCTTCTGCGACAAGCAAACAAATTATGCGATGTGACGCTTACTGTGGGAGATGAAGCAATAATGGCACACAAAGTAGTTCTGGCAGCTTCGAGTCCATACTTTAAAGCGATGTTCACAGGGGGCATGCGAGAAACGGATATGACAAATATTCCACTTCATGGAATCAGTCCTTGTATTCTATCGAAGTTAGTTGATTTTGCTTACACTGCAGAGATCACCGTCAGTGAATTGAATGTTTGTCAACTGCTCCCGGCAGCGACTATGTTTCAGATGACGCACGTTGTTGACGCTTGCTGTACATTTCTGGAGCATCAGTTACATCCCAGTAACTGTTTAGGAATTGCAGAGTTCGCTCACGAACACGGCTGCACTGATTTATATAAGAAAGcgaaagatttcatacatCAGCATTTCCGCGAAGCGAGCAAATACGAAGAGTTCAAGATGTTGTCATTGAATCAGTTGATGCTGTTATTACGCCGTGATGATCTGAATGTTAGGAGCGAAGCTGAAGTTTATAAAGCCGTGATTGAGTGGATCCGCACTGATGAGGACAAGCGATTGCCGAAATTTGAATATCTGCTCGGAGCAGTCCGTTGTAGTTTCTTGACACCGCAGTTCTTGCGTGAACAAATCTCTAATTGTCCTCTGTTGAAGAAACACGGCGACTGCGTCAATTATTTGACgaggatatttcagaatttgacgCTGCATCGAAAGTGTGCCGAAAAACAACGTAATCCGGCGGCTCCTCTCGTGATATATTGTGCTGGTGGATATCTGAGACATTCGTTGAGTAATTTCGAGTGTTTCAATCCGGTGACGAAAGACTGGTTCAAGTTGCCTGATTTACCAGTTCCGCGCAGTGGTCTCAGCGCGTGCATCGTTGCCGGAATTTTCTACGCTATCGGAGGCCGAAATAATTCACCGGAGGGGAATATCGATTCGAATTCTGTTGACTGCTTCGACCCGTATGAAAATTCGTGGAAAAAGTGCAAAGATATGCTGATGCCTCGAAATCGAGTTGGAATCGGTGTAATCGATGGACTGATTTATGCAGTTGGTGGATCACATggtttaattcatcataatacTGTAGAAAG ATATGATCCCGATCGAGAGGAATGGACAATGGTGGCTTCAATGTCGGCTAAGAGAATTGGTGTTGGAGTTGCCGTTGTAAATCGTTTGATGTATGCAGTTGGTGGTTTTGATGGAGTGAATCGTCTCAAAAGCATTGAATCTTATCATCCTGAGAAGGACGAATGGAACTTTGTTGCTTCGATGAATATAAATCGTAGTGGTGCCG GTGTTGTTAGTCTAGATCAATATGTTTACGCAATTGGTGGTTATGACAGCACAAGTCAACTGAAGACAGTGGAAAGATATGACACTGAAAGCGATACTTGGGAATTCGTGGCACCAATGAGAAGCCCACGTAGTGCACTGAGTATGGCAGTCCATGATGGAAAGATATATGCAATGG GTGGCTACGATGGAAACGATTTCTTGTCAAGCGTTGAAGTTTATGATTCACAGAAAGATGAATGGACtgaaataacaacaatgagttgtgGTCGTAGTGGACATTGTGTAGCTGTTGGGCTAGAACCGTGTTTAAG ATCCAGAAGCAAGATGCAATGTTGTCCAACTCTTGGAAG ttatcGACCGAGAGGTCCATTGTATGGAGACAGAGGAGCTACTCCAAGACCCGGATCCCCGCCTATTTAA